A portion of the Equus quagga isolate Etosha38 chromosome 17, UCLA_HA_Equagga_1.0, whole genome shotgun sequence genome contains these proteins:
- the LOC124228521 gene encoding olfactory receptor 10W1-like, which yields MAWENCSLLMEFVFLGYPSNPEVCILFFLGVNLAYTLIICGHVLILVAIQTEARLHTPMYYFLGSLSAVEICYTAVVVPHILANILQPEKTITLLGCATQMIFFIGLGSADCFLLAAMAYDRYVAICHPLQYPLIMTLTLCIHLAVASVVIGLFLSLQLVAFIFSLPFCRAQSIEHFFCDVPPVMHLVCANSHIHEQSVLVAATLAVAAPFFLITTSYAFIMVAVLKIHSAAGRHQAFSTCSSHLTVVLLQYGCCAFMYLRPNSIYYPKQDQFISLVYTLGTPLLNPLIYTLRNSEIKGILGRCLTRNYLFQNN from the coding sequence ATGGCCTGGGAAAATTGCTCACTGTTGATGGAATTCGTGTTCCTGGGCTATCCCTCCAACCCAGAGGTGTGTATACTGTTCTTCCTTGGAGTCAACCTGGCCTATACATTGATCATCTGTGGGCATGTCCTCATCTTGGTGGCCATCCAGACAGAAGCACGCCTACACACACCCATGTACTATTTCCTGGGCAGCCTCTCAGCAGTAGAAATATGCTACACTGCTGTGGTGGTGCCTCATATCCTGGCCAACATCCTTCAGCCAGAGAAGACCATCACCCTCCTGGGCTGTGCCACTCAGATGATTTTCTTCATAGGACTTGGCAGTGCCGATTGCTTCCTCTTGGCTGCCATGGCTTATGACCGGTATGTTGCTATTTGCCACCCTTTGCAGTACCCTCTCATCATGACTTTAACTCTTTGCATTCATTTGGCTGTGGCCTCTGTGGTCATTGGCTTGTTCCTCTCCTTACAACTTGTGGCCTTCATCTTCTCTCTGCCATTCTGCCGGGCTCAGAGCATTGAGCACTTCTTTTGTGATGTGCCACCAGTGATGCATCTTGTTTGTGCCAACAGCCACATCCATGAGCAATCGGTGCTGGTGGCAGCCACACTAGCTGTTGCTGCACCTTTCTTCCTCATTACCACCTCCTACGCCTTCATTATGGTCGCTGTGCTCAAGATCCACTCAGCAGCTGGCCGCCACCAGGCTTTCTCCACCTGTTCCTCCCACCTCACTGTGGTCCTGCTGCAGTATGGCTGTTGTGCCTTCATGTACCTGCGTCCCAACTCCATCTACTACCCCAAGCAAGATCAGTTCATCTCGCTGGTATACACATTGGGAACTCCACTGCTCAATCCACTTATCTACACCCTGAGGAACAGTGAGATAAAGGGGATCCTAGGAAGATGTCTTACTAGGAATTATCTCTTCCAGAACAACTAG